The genomic window ATGGCTATTGGGAGCGTTTTAAAATGGGTCTCAGCCATGCGGTTTTCTGCACGTTGGTCTGTATCCTTCCAATTTTTCTTTTTGCTTCTGATTGGTGGCTTCAGGCCATCATTTTAGTCTGGTACTTTGCTTTCAGCATGCAATTGATTGAACATTTCATTCCCATTGATAGATTACTGTATAAAGGGCTGATCCTCACTCTGCCGATCCTGGCACTGGTATTGTCTTATTCAAACCAGCTCGTTGTAAATATCCAGGCATCGGTCGGGATCATTGCCCTGGGTGCTTATATTGGATTCGATGCCCAAGGTCATTCGCATCTCGGACAAAACCAGCATTCAGGGAAATTGACTGCCGGGATTTTTGCATTTTTGGCTTTATTTTATGGAGGTTCCTTGTTGCTATGAAAAAGTTCGTGGATTGGGACAAGATAGAGGAGGAAACATGTTCCGCAGAGGAAGCCTGTGAATGCACGAGAAGCAAATTGCAGTCACTGATTGATTTCGTGGTGGAATTATTTCCCAAGAAAAAAGAATCACCTTGTTGTGATGAAATGAATAAAATTGAAAAAGGCCAATGCAATGACAAATAACCTCTCAATCCCGGCTAAGACGGTAGTCACTTCCATTTGTCCCACCTGTGGTTGTTCACTGGTAAGGTTGGGAATCGGAGCGGATCGATGGGCTAAGACCACTTATCAAGGGAAGGAGTATTTCTTTTGTTGCCAGGGATGCGCCGACCTGTTTAATCAGGACCCGCCTAAACACCTCTTGGAAACCCAGGAGTTGGTGGTGTGTCCGACCTGTTTGGCGGAAAAACCGGTGCAGTGGACCGTGCGCATGGAAATTGCCGGATGGGAAGTGTTTTTTTGCCGGTGTCCCTATTGCCCGGAAGTATTTCGAAAGGACCCGGATCATTACGTCAAGCGTCTACAAGGTGAGATCACCTATGAAGGTGTGTTCGGTCAAACAGGGTGTTGTCCCACGGACACTTCGGGAACCAGCGAGTGAAAGCTTTTCAAAACACAGAAACCTGCCGTGTTTGCTAAAGATGGGGAATTCCGGTTCTGCGATGCTTTCTTTTTTTGGGAAAGAATCTCTAGGGTTCCAGGGTCACATAATAGCCATACCTTCCCCGCTGAACAAGTAGGAGCGCGCTTTCCCGGTTGCCGGCCTCCAGAATGGCTTTATTGAAGTCGTGTTCGTTGTTGATCTGATTCTGGTTGACCTGCCGAATGACATCCCCAGGACTGAGGCCGATCCGCCCCCCGGCGCTGTTGGGAACCACCTGGTTGACAATGACCCCTTTGCGGGTCGTCAACTGGAACTTTCTGATTGCTGCATCATCTATGTTCTGAACCCCCAGCCCCAGCCAACTCAAGGTAAAATCCGTGACTTTATGCATGGGAATGGCTTTCACTTTGAAACGAATGTTCCGTTTCCGCCCATCCCGAAGAACGGTGAAGGTGATGGTGTTTCCCACGGAAAAAGATCCGATTCTCTGCTGGTATTCCAGTTTTCTACTGATTTCACGGTCATTCAACTCCAGAATCACATCCCCCTGTTTCATTCCCGCTTTGCGGGCCGGACTCCCAGGAAACACTTTAGTCACCAGCACTCCGTGCACGTGGTCCAGCTTAAAATAGCGCAGCAATTCCGGCGTCATATCCTGAACCGAAACACCCAGCCATCCGCGGCGGACTTTACCGTAACTGATCAGATCGTTGATGATGCGCTTTGCATTTTCTATGGGAATAGCAAACCCGATGCCCTCAGCCTTCTGGTAAATCGCGGTGTTGATACCGATCAAAGATCCGTTGATATTCAGCAACGGTCCGCCGCTGTTGCCCGGATTGATAGAGGCATCCACCTGTATAAAGTCATGATAAACGATATCCTCTCCCGATTTGATGGAACGATTAAGAGCGCTGATGATTCCTGTGGTCACGGTGTGTTGAAGACCAAACGGATTTCCAATCGCGACCACCGTTTCCCCGATCATCAAGTCGTCGGAGCGGCCCATTTCCACAAAAGGCAGCGGCTTTTTGGAGTCGATCTTGATCACCGCCAGGTCCGATTTTCTGTCCGCGCCGATCAAGCGGGCGTCAAATTCCCGCTTGTCGATCAGAGTCACCTTGATCTTGACCGCCTTACCGATCACATGTTCATTGGTCAGGATGTATCCTTGAGGATTGATAATGACTCCCGAACCCAGACTGCGCCGCTGTTGGTTGATGTTGGGAATCAAATCCTTTAAAAACCAGTCGAAAACATCATTTCCGAAATTGTTACCGCCGAAATTTCGAAATGGGTTCCGGCGCTTGGGATTCGCCTCTTCGGTATAAATATTGACCACCATCGGGCCGATTTTCTCAACCGCCTGAACCAGAGGAGTTCTTCGATTGGATTGGGGATGAGAAAAACCAGGGTGAGAATTCAGGAAAAGCAGTACAACCAGGAGGGAAAAACAAACGGTGAATCTTATTATCCGGGAAATTCGCATAGGAAGAAGCAATAGATTGAAATGGTGGACCCGTTGGGGTCCACCATTT from Nitrospinaceae bacterium includes these protein-coding regions:
- the degQ_2 gene encoding peptidase is translated as MVVNIYTEEANPKRRNPFRNFGGNNFGNDVFDWFLKDLIPNINQQRRSLGSGVIINPQGYILTNEHVIGKAVKIKVTLIDKREFDARLIGADRKSDLAVIKIDSKKPLPFVEMGRSDDLMIGETVVAIGNPFGLQHTVTTGIISALNRSIKSGEDIVYHDFIQVDASINPGNSGGPLLNINGSLIGINTAIYQKAEGIGFAIPIENAKRIINDLISYGKVRRGWLGVSVQDMTPELLRYFKLDHVHGVLVTKVFPGSPARKAGMKQGDVILELNDREISRKLEYQQRIGSFSVGNTITFTVLRDGRKRNIRFKVKAIPMHKVTDFTLSWLGLGVQNIDDAAIRKFQLTTRKGVIVNQVVPNSAGGRIGLSPGDVIRQVNQNQINNEHDFNKAILEAGNRESALLLVQRGRYGYYVTLEP